The Faecalibacter sp. LW9 genome has a segment encoding these proteins:
- the carA gene encoding glutamine-hydrolyzing carbamoyl-phosphate synthase small subunit, which translates to MDKTVKLVFQDGLEIEGKSFGAYTSAAGEVVFNTALVGYNESLTDPSYKGQIMVMTAPMIGNYGVPDDKAMIESIEAWMESNKIQVTGLVISYYADDYSHWNAIQKLGAWLESQNIPGIYGVDTRMITKKLREQGSTLGKIVADTDVEFYNPDLDNLVDQVSCKEVIRYNEGADVKIVLIDCGVKNNIIRCFTTRGVEVIRVPWDYDYSTLEYDGLFISNGPGDPALCVPTINNIKESLKGDKPIFGICLGNQLVSLAAGASTFKLKYGHRSHNQPVQLVGTKKCFITSQNHGFAVDDSKLPEGFKTFFTNLNDGTCEGIRHESKPIFTVQFHPEAMGGPVDTEYLFDEFIEEVKKYKSANA; encoded by the coding sequence ATGGATAAGACAGTAAAATTAGTATTCCAAGACGGATTAGAGATCGAAGGTAAATCTTTCGGTGCTTACACTTCTGCCGCAGGAGAAGTAGTATTCAACACAGCATTAGTTGGATACAATGAAAGTTTGACTGACCCTTCTTATAAAGGTCAGATTATGGTAATGACAGCTCCAATGATCGGAAACTATGGTGTTCCAGACGATAAAGCGATGATTGAATCAATCGAAGCTTGGATGGAATCAAACAAAATCCAAGTAACTGGATTAGTAATTTCTTATTACGCTGATGATTACTCTCACTGGAATGCGATTCAAAAATTAGGTGCTTGGTTAGAAAGCCAAAATATCCCTGGAATTTACGGTGTAGATACACGTATGATCACGAAGAAATTACGTGAGCAAGGTTCTACTTTAGGTAAAATCGTTGCAGATACAGACGTAGAATTTTACAATCCAGATTTAGATAATTTAGTAGATCAAGTTTCTTGTAAAGAAGTAATTCGCTACAACGAAGGTGCTGATGTAAAAATTGTTTTAATCGACTGTGGAGTTAAAAATAACATCATCCGTTGTTTTACAACTCGCGGTGTTGAAGTAATTCGTGTGCCTTGGGATTACGATTACTCAACGTTAGAGTACGATGGATTATTCATTTCGAATGGACCTGGAGATCCTGCTTTATGTGTGCCTACAATCAACAATATCAAAGAATCTTTAAAAGGTGATAAACCAATCTTTGGGATTTGTTTAGGAAACCAATTGGTAAGTTTAGCAGCTGGTGCATCGACATTTAAATTAAAATACGGACACCGTTCGCACAACCAACCGGTACAATTAGTTGGTACGAAAAAATGTTTCATCACTTCTCAAAACCACGGTTTCGCAGTGGATGATTCAAAATTACCAGAAGGATTCAAAACATTCTTTACCAACTTAAATGATGGAACTTGTGAAGGGATTCGTCACGAGTCTAAACCAATCTTTACTGTTCAATTCCACCCAGAAGCCATGGGAGGTCCAGTGGATACAGAGTATTTATTTGATGAATTCATCGAAGAAGTAAAAAAATATAAAAGCGCTAACGCATAA
- a CDS encoding aspartate aminotransferase family protein: protein MKLFDVYPLMNVTPVKAKDCILWDENGKEYLDLYGGHAVISIGHAHPHYVQKITEQVNNIGFYSNSVQIPIQTELAEKLGKLSGYDDYTLFLCNSGAEANENAAKLASFHTGKDRIIAFNGAFHGRTSGTVALTDNPKIVAPFNAHHKVSFVDYNIDAIKEIIAGGDVAAVIYEPIQGVGGIILPSDEFVQELRTICTENGVILIADEVQSGYGRSGKFFAHQHSNIKADLITMAKGMGNGFPIGGVLISPEFKASYGLLGTTFGGNHLACAAAVAVLDVIEQENLIENAKEIGEYIGIQLNKFPKIQEVRGRGSMIGIEFDFPIAELKKNLLAKHNIFVGYAGTNVIRLLPPLTITKQYVDKFISALETEINIIING from the coding sequence ATGAAACTATTCGACGTATATCCATTAATGAACGTAACTCCGGTTAAAGCTAAAGATTGTATTCTTTGGGATGAAAACGGAAAAGAATATTTAGACTTATACGGTGGTCACGCAGTGATCTCGATCGGGCATGCACACCCACATTATGTGCAAAAAATTACAGAACAAGTCAACAATATCGGATTTTACTCTAACTCTGTTCAAATTCCAATTCAAACAGAATTAGCAGAGAAATTAGGGAAATTATCAGGATATGATGACTATACATTATTCTTATGTAACTCTGGAGCAGAAGCTAACGAGAATGCAGCGAAATTAGCATCTTTCCACACAGGAAAAGATCGTATCATTGCGTTCAACGGAGCTTTCCACGGACGTACATCAGGAACAGTTGCTTTAACAGACAACCCAAAAATTGTTGCGCCTTTCAACGCACACCACAAAGTTTCTTTCGTTGATTACAACATCGATGCAATTAAAGAAATCATCGCTGGTGGAGATGTTGCTGCAGTCATTTACGAACCAATCCAAGGGGTTGGAGGAATCATTTTACCTTCAGATGAATTTGTTCAAGAATTAAGAACTATTTGTACAGAAAACGGAGTGATTTTAATCGCAGACGAAGTACAATCAGGATACGGACGTTCAGGGAAATTCTTTGCGCACCAACATTCAAACATCAAAGCAGATTTAATCACAATGGCGAAAGGTATGGGGAATGGATTCCCTATCGGTGGTGTATTAATCTCTCCAGAATTTAAAGCGTCTTACGGTTTATTAGGAACAACTTTCGGAGGAAACCACTTAGCATGTGCGGCAGCTGTTGCAGTTTTAGATGTAATTGAGCAAGAAAACTTAATCGAAAACGCAAAAGAAATCGGTGAATACATCGGTATTCAATTAAATAAATTCCCTAAAATTCAAGAAGTTCGTGGTCGTGGATCAATGATCGGAATCGAGTTCGACTTCCCAATTGCGGAATTAAAGAAAAACTTACTAGCGAAACATAACATTTTTGTGGGATACGCTGGAACAAATGTAATCAGATTACTACCACCACTTACTATTACAAAACAATACGTAGATAAATTCATATCAGCATTAGAAACTGAAATTAACATTATCATCAATGGATAA
- a CDS encoding four helix bundle protein, with product MQDFRKIKVWSEAHQLTLKIYEITSDFPKSEMFNLTSQLRRACTSISNNIAEGSGRNSDKDFLRFLHIALGSTNETLYLLILSKDLKLITEVTFAELEDQVEKVKAMILAFIKTINNRLA from the coding sequence ATGCAAGATTTCAGAAAAATAAAGGTTTGGAGTGAAGCTCATCAATTGACATTGAAAATTTATGAGATAACTTCTGATTTTCCTAAATCTGAAATGTTTAATCTAACTTCTCAATTAAGAAGAGCTTGTACATCGATATCGAATAATATAGCGGAAGGTAGTGGAAGAAATTCTGATAAAGATTTTTTACGATTCCTTCACATCGCTTTAGGTTCTACAAATGAAACGTTATATCTATTAATCTTATCTAAAGATTTAAAATTGATAACTGAAGTTACATTTGCGGAACTTGAAGATCAAGTTGAAAAAGTAAAAGCAATGATTTTAGCTTTTATAAAAACAATTAACAATCGTTTAGCGTAA
- the argC gene encoding N-acetyl-gamma-glutamyl-phosphate reductase yields the protein MTHKINVSIVGGAGYTAGELLRILIHHPNVNISSVYSTSNAGNPVSQVHDDLYGETDIVFSDKIDENADVVFLCLGHGKSAEFLANHKYAEHTVVIDLSNDFRLDANQKFEERDFVYGLPEYNRSAILDAKNIANPGCFATAIQLALLPLAASKKIHADIHINAVTGSTGAGQSLSASTHFSWRNNNVSFYKEFTHQHEGEIYQTLNLLQPGFDHKVYFLPMRGDFARGILAGVYLKSDLSEEEAIQLYKEYYKDEPYTFVSDAPIALKQVVNTNKCLLHIQKQDDVLLITSIIDNLTKGASGQAVQNMNIIFGWDENLGLNLKTVAF from the coding sequence ATGACACACAAAATTAATGTTAGTATCGTAGGTGGAGCTGGTTACACTGCCGGAGAATTACTTCGCATTTTGATTCATCATCCGAATGTCAATATCTCTTCTGTATACAGCACATCCAATGCAGGAAATCCTGTATCTCAGGTTCACGACGATTTATACGGTGAAACCGATATCGTATTTTCGGATAAAATTGATGAAAATGCTGATGTTGTTTTCTTATGTTTAGGTCACGGAAAATCAGCTGAGTTTTTAGCTAATCATAAATATGCTGAGCATACCGTTGTCATCGACTTAAGTAACGATTTCCGATTAGATGCTAATCAAAAATTTGAAGAAAGAGATTTCGTTTACGGATTACCAGAATACAATCGTTCTGCCATCTTAGATGCGAAAAACATTGCGAACCCAGGATGTTTTGCAACAGCCATTCAATTAGCGTTATTACCATTAGCTGCCAGTAAAAAAATTCATGCAGACATCCATATCAACGCTGTTACAGGCTCGACTGGTGCTGGACAATCGCTATCCGCTTCTACTCATTTCAGCTGGAGAAACAATAATGTATCTTTCTACAAAGAATTTACGCACCAACACGAAGGAGAAATTTATCAAACTTTGAATTTATTACAACCAGGTTTTGATCACAAAGTGTATTTCTTACCAATGCGTGGAGATTTTGCTCGTGGTATTCTAGCCGGTGTTTATTTAAAATCTGATTTATCAGAAGAAGAGGCGATCCAATTGTACAAAGAATACTACAAAGATGAGCCTTACACATTTGTATCGGATGCGCCAATAGCTTTAAAACAAGTGGTAAATACCAACAAATGTTTATTACACATCCAAAAACAAGACGATGTTTTATTAATCACTTCGATCATCGACAACTTAACAAAAGGTGCTTCAGGTCAAGCGGTACAAAATATGAACATCATCTTCGGATGGGACGAGAATTTAGGACTTAATTTAAAGACGGTAGCTTTTTAA
- the argG gene encoding argininosuccinate synthase: MSNKAVLAYSGGLDTSYCLVNLTKDQGMEVHTVIVNTGGFSEEELKEIETRAYELGSSKHVTIDITDKYYNDCVRYLIYGNILKNNTYPLSVSAERMFQSIAIAQYAKDVEAEYIVHGSTGAGNDQIRFDVAFAVISPNSKIITPIRDEKLSRQQEVDYLISKGVNYSWEKAKYSINVGIWGTSVGGVETLTSNEALPEEAYPTQLSKTESSIIEVEFEKGIPVALDGEKMSPVDLIQKLNKIGGEYAIGRDIHVGDTILGIKGRVGFEAPAAYILIKAHHLLEKHTLTRWQLLHKDSLSNWYGTLLHEAQYLDPVMRDIEAFLESSQERVTGKVKLQLNPYHFSMIGIESPYDMMQSKVAVYGEENDAWDSRDARGFIKIFGNQLKIVHSFD; encoded by the coding sequence ATGAGCAATAAAGCGGTTTTAGCTTACAGTGGTGGTTTAGATACATCTTACTGTTTAGTTAACTTAACAAAAGATCAAGGAATGGAAGTTCACACAGTCATTGTAAATACGGGTGGATTTTCAGAGGAAGAGTTAAAAGAAATCGAAACTCGTGCTTACGAATTAGGTTCTTCTAAACACGTAACAATCGATATTACAGATAAATATTATAACGATTGTGTTCGCTACTTAATTTACGGAAACATCTTAAAGAACAACACTTACCCATTATCTGTAAGTGCTGAACGTATGTTCCAATCAATTGCTATTGCTCAGTACGCAAAAGATGTAGAAGCTGAATACATCGTACACGGATCAACAGGTGCAGGAAATGATCAAATTCGTTTTGACGTTGCTTTCGCAGTGATCTCTCCAAATTCAAAAATCATCACTCCTATCCGTGACGAAAAATTATCTCGTCAACAAGAAGTAGATTACTTAATTTCTAAAGGAGTAAATTATAGCTGGGAAAAAGCAAAATACTCGATCAACGTAGGTATTTGGGGAACTTCAGTTGGAGGTGTTGAAACATTAACTTCTAACGAAGCTTTACCAGAAGAAGCTTACCCAACACAATTATCAAAAACAGAATCTTCTATCATCGAAGTTGAATTCGAAAAAGGAATTCCAGTTGCTTTAGATGGTGAAAAAATGTCTCCGGTTGATTTAATTCAAAAATTAAACAAAATTGGAGGTGAATACGCAATCGGTCGTGATATCCACGTTGGTGATACTATTTTAGGAATCAAAGGACGTGTAGGTTTTGAAGCGCCTGCTGCTTATATCTTAATTAAAGCACACCACTTGTTAGAGAAACACACGTTAACAAGATGGCAGTTATTACACAAAGATTCTTTATCTAATTGGTACGGAACTTTATTACACGAAGCTCAGTATCTAGATCCTGTGATGCGTGACATCGAGGCTTTCTTAGAGTCTTCTCAAGAAAGAGTAACGGGTAAAGTAAAATTACAATTAAATCCTTACCACTTCTCAATGATCGGTATCGAATCTCCTTACGATATGATGCAGTCTAAAGTTGCTGTATATGGTGAAGAGAACGACGCTTGGGATTCGAGAGATGCCAGAGGATTTATCAAAATATTTGGTAATCAATTAAAGATTGTTCATAGTTTTGATTAA
- a CDS encoding GNAT family N-acetyltransferase codes for MYVRIANADDAKYSALLCEWYEESARMRKTGIAKRNPAYLERKMRNGNAVIAFDDEDQIAGFSYIETYEEEKFVVNSGLIVRTDLRSSGIGKEIKKAVFALSRTKFPNSKVFSITTSLAVMRMNTKLGYKPVTFSELTQSDEFWNGCKSCKNYHILMENDRERCICTGLVYDNLDDDFAKAAKENKNINGEDE; via the coding sequence ATGTATGTAAGAATAGCAAATGCAGACGATGCCAAGTACTCTGCGCTTTTGTGCGAGTGGTATGAAGAATCCGCTCGTATGAGAAAGACTGGTATCGCGAAAAGAAATCCGGCATATCTGGAACGCAAGATGCGTAACGGTAATGCGGTCATTGCTTTTGATGATGAAGATCAAATAGCAGGTTTTAGTTACATTGAGACGTACGAAGAAGAAAAGTTCGTCGTTAATTCAGGTTTAATTGTACGTACGGATTTAAGGAGCTCAGGAATCGGTAAAGAAATCAAAAAAGCAGTCTTTGCTTTATCTCGAACGAAATTTCCTAATTCTAAAGTTTTCAGTATTACAACTTCATTAGCCGTAATGCGTATGAATACTAAACTTGGTTACAAACCAGTAACTTTTTCGGAATTAACGCAGTCTGATGAATTTTGGAACGGATGTAAGAGTTGTAAAAACTACCACATCTTAATGGAGAACGATAGAGAACGATGCATCTGTACAGGATTAGTGTACGATAATTTAGATGATGATTTTGCAAAAGCAGCGAAAGAAAATAAAAATATTAATGGTGAGGATGAATAA
- the argB gene encoding acetylglutamate kinase, with translation MLKIIKIGGGIIDNPEELTRFLKAFSEIQEPKILVHGGGKGASKMLQQLGIEPQMVEGRRITDQATLDVVTGLYAGNLNKNIVAQLQQFGTNAVGLSGADGNVIQGVKRPVKTIDFGFVGDITLEGINTDFIQLLIDHGYTPVLCAITHNGEAQLLNTNADTIASTVAEALAIKNEVQLNFCFDKIGVLRDVNDDTTLIPTINKELYQTLKAEGVIFEGMIPKLDNAFRVIENGVKQVTLVHANNINSDIKTTLC, from the coding sequence ATGCTTAAAATTATTAAGATAGGAGGAGGGATTATTGATAATCCCGAAGAGTTAACGCGATTTTTGAAAGCGTTTTCTGAAATCCAAGAACCAAAGATTTTAGTTCATGGAGGAGGTAAAGGTGCTTCAAAAATGTTACAGCAATTAGGAATTGAACCTCAGATGGTGGAAGGAAGACGTATTACGGATCAAGCCACACTAGATGTCGTGACAGGTTTATATGCAGGAAATCTTAATAAGAATATTGTAGCACAATTACAACAATTTGGTACAAATGCTGTCGGTCTTTCTGGTGCTGATGGAAATGTGATACAAGGAGTGAAACGTCCGGTAAAAACTATTGATTTTGGATTTGTGGGCGATATTACTCTAGAAGGAATCAATACAGATTTCATTCAATTATTAATTGATCATGGATATACACCTGTTTTGTGCGCCATTACTCATAATGGTGAAGCTCAACTGTTAAATACAAATGCCGATACGATTGCTTCAACGGTAGCAGAAGCTTTAGCGATTAAAAATGAAGTACAATTGAATTTTTGTTTCGATAAAATCGGAGTGTTACGTGATGTAAATGATGACACTACATTAATCCCTACCATCAACAAAGAATTGTATCAAACGTTGAAAGCTGAAGGAGTTATTTTTGAAGGAATGATCCCAAAATTGGATAATGCGTTTCGAGTGATTGAAAATGGAGTGAAACAAGTGACGCTTGTTCATGCCAATAACATTAATTCGGATATTAAAACTACATTATGTTAG
- a CDS encoding M20 family metallo-hydrolase, translated as MLELSILNKKAVDLLCQLIETQSFSSEEHETAEIIFNFLKENGATPQRQDNNVYAIHPGYDESKKTILLNSHHDTVKFGKSWTYNPLKATIEGNRLTGLGSNDAGASAVSLLATFIYYLNEDIPFNLIVAITAEEESSGKLNVGSLLPALPKIDLGIVGEPTKMDMAIAERGLIVFDVIAKGKTGHAAREEGVNAIYEALNVIEWFKTYQFEKVSDMLGPVKTTVTQINAGKQHNVVPDECTMVVDCRVNELYTNEEVASIIQKALPHAEVNPRSLRLNSSRISIDHPIVQKGIALGCSTYGSPTMSDQTMMAFDTIKIGPGDSARSHTPDEYILISEIEHGIDCYIKLLKDFNF; from the coding sequence ATGTTAGAATTATCAATTTTAAATAAAAAAGCAGTTGACTTGTTATGTCAATTGATCGAAACCCAATCATTCTCGAGTGAAGAGCATGAAACAGCAGAAATTATTTTTAATTTCTTAAAAGAGAATGGAGCCACTCCACAACGACAAGATAATAATGTATATGCCATCCACCCTGGATATGATGAATCGAAAAAGACCATTCTTTTAAATTCTCACCATGATACAGTAAAATTTGGAAAATCGTGGACTTATAATCCTTTGAAGGCAACTATTGAAGGTAATCGTTTAACAGGTTTAGGGAGTAATGATGCGGGTGCATCAGCAGTGAGTTTATTAGCCACATTTATTTACTACTTAAATGAAGATATTCCATTTAATTTAATTGTTGCAATTACAGCAGAGGAGGAGAGTTCTGGAAAATTAAATGTGGGAAGTTTATTACCCGCTTTGCCTAAGATTGATTTAGGAATTGTAGGTGAGCCAACAAAAATGGATATGGCGATTGCCGAAAGAGGGTTAATCGTTTTTGACGTGATTGCAAAAGGTAAAACTGGACATGCAGCTCGTGAAGAAGGAGTGAATGCTATTTATGAAGCATTAAATGTTATTGAATGGTTTAAAACATATCAATTCGAAAAAGTATCGGATATGTTAGGACCAGTAAAAACAACGGTAACTCAAATTAATGCAGGGAAACAGCATAATGTAGTTCCTGATGAATGTACTATGGTTGTCGATTGTCGCGTGAATGAATTATATACCAACGAAGAAGTGGCATCAATTATTCAAAAAGCTTTACCTCATGCAGAAGTAAATCCTCGTTCATTGCGATTAAATTCATCGCGAATTTCAATTGATCATCCCATCGTTCAAAAAGGGATTGCATTAGGATGTTCTACATATGGATCTCCAACAATGTCGGATCAAACGATGATGGCTTTTGATACGATTAAAATTGGTCCTGGTGATTCTGCTCGTTCACATACCCCGGATGAGTATATTTTAATTTCTGAAATAGAACATGGGATTGATTGTTACATTAAATTATTAAAAGATTTCAATTTCTAG
- a CDS encoding biopolymer transporter ExbD: MAQIDTSDSGDGKKVRSKKQSTKVDMAPLVDLGFLLITFFMFAATQIKPNVMNLNMPPKLDEKIEQSVKPEIKLSNSLSILIGKEGKILWHQKDQTLTAADLNETDYSAEGIRKVITDAAARAEDKELFTVIIKPTDGASYKNLVDVLDEMEITKSTKYGIVEVAPYEKAALDEKVGK, encoded by the coding sequence ATGGCGCAAATAGATACATCAGATAGTGGCGACGGTAAAAAAGTTCGCTCCAAGAAGCAGTCAACGAAAGTTGATATGGCACCGTTAGTAGACTTAGGTTTCTTATTAATTACATTCTTTATGTTCGCAGCGACGCAAATCAAACCGAACGTGATGAACTTAAATATGCCTCCAAAATTAGATGAAAAAATAGAGCAATCTGTTAAACCAGAGATTAAATTATCAAACTCGTTATCTATTTTAATTGGAAAAGAAGGTAAAATCCTTTGGCATCAAAAAGATCAAACCTTAACTGCAGCTGATTTAAATGAAACAGACTACTCTGCTGAAGGTATCCGTAAAGTAATTACTGATGCAGCAGCAAGAGCAGAAGATAAAGAATTATTCACTGTTATCATTAAACCAACAGACGGAGCAAGTTATAAAAACTTAGTTGACGTTTTAGATGAGATGGAAATTACGAAATCTACTAAATATGGTATCGTGGAAGTAGCTCCTTACGAGAAAGCTGCTTTAGACGAGAAAGTAGGTAAATAA
- a CDS encoding biopolymer transporter ExbD yields the protein MARVKPKRRGPSMDLTAMSDMAWLLLSFFILTSNFRDPETVAVVTPTSVSNEKMAEENMMIAKIDGKGNYLLSFEEGDRIPVLERMGEKYGVRFTDAEKKAFKSIPEFGVPMAEMRQFLNLTADKQSQYNPGIPLDTIGGKNVEVIDWIFEAKETNPDLFLAIKGDENSEYSKFKTLIKQLQEKNMNKFQLITSQE from the coding sequence ATGGCAAGAGTAAAACCAAAAAGAAGAGGTCCATCGATGGACTTAACAGCTATGTCTGACATGGCTTGGCTTTTGTTATCTTTCTTTATCTTAACATCTAACTTCCGTGATCCAGAAACTGTAGCAGTAGTAACACCTACATCTGTTTCAAATGAGAAAATGGCAGAGGAAAACATGATGATCGCTAAAATTGATGGAAAAGGAAATTACTTATTATCTTTCGAAGAAGGTGATAGAATTCCAGTTCTTGAGAGAATGGGTGAGAAATATGGAGTTAGATTTACAGACGCTGAAAAGAAAGCTTTCAAAAGTATCCCCGAGTTTGGAGTACCAATGGCAGAAATGAGACAATTTTTGAATCTTACTGCTGATAAACAGTCACAATATAACCCTGGTATTCCTTTGGATACTATCGGTGGTAAAAATGTGGAAGTTATCGATTGGATATTTGAAGCGAAAGAAACAAATCCAGATTTATTCTTAGCAATTAAAGGTGATGAAAATTCTGAATATTCAAAATTCAAAACTTTAATCAAGCAATTGCAAGAGAAAAATATGAACAAGTTTCAGTTAATCACATCACAAGAATAA
- a CDS encoding MotA/TolQ/ExbB proton channel family protein — protein MEKNVSVPAKGKKGGINPVITMIVLIGLAMAIFYGLFGQPSNFEGGDTAKGHPLNFLGIIYKGGVIIPFLMSFFFMVIVFSIDRAIALGKAKGAGSADKFVNDIRALLNKNEINKAIELCDKQKGSIGNVVKEGLTTYKALENDTTLNKEQKLAQLQKTLEEATTLEMPTLEKNMTIISTIASVGTLIALMGTVIGMIKSFFALGEGGGSVDSATLSVGIAEALINTGMGIGASAFAIIAYAYFTSKIDDLTFKIDEVGMSIQQSFSAHN, from the coding sequence ATGGAAAAGAATGTATCAGTACCAGCTAAAGGTAAAAAAGGAGGTATAAATCCTGTTATTACTATGATCGTATTAATTGGTCTTGCAATGGCTATTTTCTACGGTTTATTTGGTCAACCTTCTAACTTCGAGGGTGGGGACACTGCAAAAGGTCACCCATTAAACTTTTTAGGAATTATTTATAAAGGGGGGGTAATCATCCCATTCTTAATGTCTTTCTTCTTCATGGTAATTGTTTTCTCAATTGACCGTGCTATCGCTTTAGGAAAAGCTAAAGGAGCAGGAAGTGCTGACAAATTTGTAAATGATATCCGCGCTTTATTAAACAAAAACGAAATTAACAAAGCGATCGAATTATGTGACAAACAAAAAGGGTCTATCGGAAACGTAGTGAAAGAAGGTTTAACAACTTACAAAGCTTTAGAAAACGATACAACTTTAAATAAAGAGCAAAAATTAGCTCAATTACAAAAAACTTTAGAAGAGGCTACTACATTAGAAATGCCAACTTTAGAGAAAAACATGACAATTATTTCTACAATTGCCTCAGTAGGTACATTAATTGCCTTAATGGGTACTGTAATCGGGATGATTAAGTCGTTCTTCGCATTAGGTGAAGGTGGAGGATCTGTAGATTCAGCTACATTATCTGTAGGTATCGCGGAAGCCTTAATTAATACAGGTATGGGTATTGGTGCATCAGCATTCGCTATCATCGCTTATGCTTACTTTACTTCTAAAATTGATGATTTAACTTTCAAAATTGACGAAGTTGGTATGAGCATTCAACAATCTTTCTCTGCTCACAATTAA